The following are encoded in a window of Pirellulales bacterium genomic DNA:
- a CDS encoding alpha/beta hydrolase — MVSSSRWQALVLGIVVLTVMQVGQSSTVAAEQNILLWPAGAPDAKGDKPDDKPNLTVFVPPDDKANGTAIIVCPGGGYAHLSLDKEGKAVAQWLNTLDIVALVLDYRHAGKGYQFPAPLEDAQRAIRLVRTNAATWKVDPSRIGILGFSAGGHLASTVGTHFDQGNPQAEDPIERASCRPDFLILCYAVISLENNYTHMSSKKNLLGDNPDPELVKNLSNETQVTAETPPTFLFCTNADTSVPAENSVQFYLALRKAKVPAELHIYQQGPHGVGLAPNDPVLSTWKDRLADWLKIRGLLKPTDSAANERK, encoded by the coding sequence ATGGTTTCTTCGAGTCGTTGGCAAGCGCTTGTACTGGGCATCGTGGTGCTTACCGTAATGCAAGTTGGGCAATCGTCAACCGTGGCTGCGGAGCAAAACATTTTGCTGTGGCCTGCGGGCGCGCCCGACGCCAAAGGGGACAAACCCGACGACAAGCCGAACCTGACGGTTTTCGTTCCGCCCGACGACAAAGCCAACGGCACGGCAATTATTGTTTGCCCAGGCGGCGGGTATGCTCATTTATCGCTGGATAAAGAAGGGAAAGCGGTTGCCCAGTGGCTGAATACTTTGGACATCGTCGCCTTGGTGCTCGACTATCGCCATGCCGGCAAGGGTTATCAGTTTCCGGCCCCGCTGGAAGACGCCCAGCGTGCCATCCGCCTGGTGCGGACCAATGCCGCCACGTGGAAAGTCGATCCCTCGCGAATCGGGATTTTAGGATTTTCCGCCGGCGGCCATTTGGCTTCGACCGTCGGCACGCATTTCGATCAGGGCAATCCGCAGGCGGAAGACCCTATTGAGCGTGCCAGTTGCCGGCCCGATTTTTTAATTTTGTGCTATGCCGTGATTTCGCTGGAGAACAACTACACCCACATGAGTTCGAAGAAGAACTTGCTGGGAGATAATCCTGATCCGGAGCTGGTGAAAAATCTTTCCAATGAAACGCAGGTGACTGCAGAAACGCCGCCGACATTTTTATTTTGCACGAACGCCGACACCTCCGTTCCGGCAGAAAACAGCGTCCAGTTCTACCTTGCCCTGCGGAAGGCAAAAGTTCCCGCGGAATTGCACATCTATCAACAAGGCCCGCACGGCGTGGGCTTAGCCCCCAACGATCCGGTGCTGAGCACCTGGAAAGACCGCCTGGCCGATTGGCTAAAAATCCGCGGGCTGCTGAAGCCAACAGACTCAGCCGCAAATGAACGCAAATGA
- a CDS encoding TIGR01777 family oxidoreductase: MRALVTGATGFIGPHLLKRLDRPVILSRNADRARQSLAKFNVQAHPWNPLADPPPSEALEGIEAIFHLAGDPVASGRWTAEKKRQIRDSRELGTRHLVQALRQLKTRPPVLVSASATGWYGDRGDELLDESAQPAGDFLAEVCVAWEREAQAATDLGVRVASLRTGIVLGRDGGALKKMLTPFKLGVGGRLGSGHQWMPWIHVEDLVALYLYAAENANVGGPVNATAPNPVTNGQFTKALAAAVHRPAVLPAPYFALRLALGEFAKVLFESQRVIPKTALASGFQFRYSEIGSALEEIVRGG, encoded by the coding sequence ATGCGTGCATTAGTTACCGGCGCCACAGGATTTATCGGACCGCATTTGTTAAAGCGATTGGATCGGCCGGTCATATTGAGCCGGAATGCTGATCGGGCACGGCAATCGCTGGCGAAATTCAACGTGCAAGCGCACCCGTGGAATCCTCTGGCCGACCCACCGCCATCGGAGGCGTTGGAAGGGATTGAAGCGATCTTTCATTTGGCCGGCGATCCGGTGGCCAGTGGCCGCTGGACTGCTGAAAAGAAACGCCAGATTCGAGACAGCCGGGAGTTGGGCACGCGCCACTTAGTACAGGCGCTGCGGCAGTTGAAAACACGTCCACCGGTGTTGGTGTCGGCCTCGGCCACCGGGTGGTATGGCGATCGTGGAGATGAATTGCTAGATGAATCTGCCCAGCCCGCCGGCGATTTTCTAGCGGAAGTGTGCGTGGCCTGGGAGCGCGAAGCGCAGGCAGCCACCGATTTGGGCGTGCGCGTTGCCTCGCTGCGAACAGGAATTGTGTTAGGCCGCGATGGGGGCGCACTGAAAAAAATGCTAACTCCCTTTAAGCTGGGCGTGGGCGGACGCTTGGGGAGCGGTCACCAGTGGATGCCCTGGATTCATGTGGAGGATTTGGTGGCGCTTTACTTGTACGCGGCAGAAAATGCCAACGTCGGTGGACCGGTCAACGCCACGGCGCCCAACCCAGTGACGAACGGGCAATTCACCAAAGCGTTGGCCGCGGCGGTTCACCGGCCGGCGGTCTTGCCCGCTCCGTATTTTGCGCTCCGACTGGCCTTGGGCGAGTTCGCCAAAGTGCTATTTGAATCGCAGCGCGTGATTCCGAAAACAGCCCTGGCCAGCGGGTTTCAATTTCGATATTCGGAAATTGGCTCCGCGCTGGAAGAGATTGTGCGTGGCGGATAG
- a CDS encoding uracil-DNA glycosylase, which translates to MSTTSGKAGNWTKLNRQIVNCERCPRLRNYCRRIAQEKRRAFAQWDYWGRPLPNFGDNKARLLIVGLAPAAHGGNRTGRMFTGDRSGDWLYRALFKAGFATQPQSVSRDDELQLLDCAITAVAHCAPPDNKPTPREIANCQAWLNQTVDLLNPHVMLALGQIGFRATVAQAKRRGWYSGPLPKFDHGAVVKFNERRWLLASYHPSQQNTFTGKLTEAMFDRVFAKARKILDSIA; encoded by the coding sequence GTGAGCACAACGTCCGGCAAAGCAGGGAACTGGACCAAACTGAATCGGCAAATTGTCAATTGCGAGCGCTGCCCAAGGCTGCGAAATTATTGTCGCCGCATCGCCCAGGAAAAGCGGCGGGCCTTTGCGCAGTGGGATTATTGGGGCCGGCCGCTGCCGAATTTTGGCGACAACAAGGCCCGGCTGTTGATTGTTGGCCTGGCGCCTGCGGCGCATGGCGGGAACCGGACCGGGCGGATGTTTACCGGCGATCGGAGTGGCGACTGGCTATATCGGGCGCTGTTCAAAGCCGGCTTTGCCACTCAACCGCAGAGCGTTTCGCGGGACGATGAATTGCAGCTTCTGGATTGCGCCATTACGGCCGTGGCGCACTGCGCGCCACCAGATAACAAGCCCACGCCACGCGAAATTGCGAATTGCCAAGCGTGGTTGAATCAAACCGTCGATTTACTCAATCCGCATGTGATGTTGGCCTTGGGGCAAATTGGCTTTCGCGCCACCGTGGCACAGGCCAAGCGGCGCGGCTGGTATTCCGGGCCGCTGCCGAAGTTTGACCACGGCGCCGTGGTGAAGTTCAATGAGCGGCGGTGGCTGTTGGCCAGTTATCATCCCAGCCAGCAAAACACGTTTACTGGCAAATTGACCGAAGCGATGTTCGACCGGGTGTTTGCCAAAGCGCGGAAGATTTTGGATTCGATAGCGTGA